Below is a window of Pseudarthrobacter equi DNA.
GGCAGCCGCCGACTCCCCCAGGCTGTGGTGGCTTGAGGGGTTGCCGAAGTCGCCGGTCAGGTAGGGCCAGATGGCCTCCAGCACTTCGCGGCGGACGGGTGTGGTGGCGGCGGCGTCAAGGAAGATCATGGCTTCACCCGACGGTCAGTTCCACGTCCAGGCCGAGGTCCAGGGCGGCGACAGTGTGGGTGAGGGCGCCGATGGAGATGACATCCACGCCGGTGGCGGCGATCGCGGCGACGGTGCCCAGGTTCACGTTGCCGCTGGCTTCCACGCGGGCCCGTCCGGCCACCTGGGCAACCCCTGCACGCAGCTCATCGAGGCTGAAGTTGTCGAGCATGATGGTGTCCACCCCGGCGGCGAGGACGGGTTCGATCTGGTCCATCCGGTCCACCTCCACTTCGAAGTGCGTGGTGTGGCCCAGCTGGGCCTTCGCCGCCAGGAGGAGTCCGGTGAGTTTGGCGGGGTCGCCGCCGGTCATGACTGCCAGGTGGTTGTCCTTGGCGAGCACGGCGTCCGAGAGGCTGTAGCGGTGGTTCGCTCCCCCGCCGCAGCGCACGGCGAACCGCTCGAGGATCCGCAGCCCGGGGGTGGTCTTGCGGGTGTCGGTGATTTGCGCCTGCGTTCCTTCAGCGAGCCGGACGAACTCGGCGGTCCTGGTGGCGATGGCGGACATCCGCTGGACCAGGTTGAGGGCCACGCGTTCGGCGAGCAGTACCGAACGCGCCGTTCCGCTGACGCGGGCCAGGTGAGTGCCGGCGTCGAACGCCTGCCCGTCCTGCACCAGCAGGTCCACCTCCGTGGCCGGGTCCACCAGCTGCATGGCGTCCCGGAAGACCGTGGCGCCGCTGAAGACGCCGGGCACCCGGGCGTTCAGCACGGCCGTGGCGCGGGCCTGGGCGGGGATAAGCACCTGGGAAGTGATGTCACCGGCCGGCGCGTCCTCCGCGAAGGCACGCTCGAGGATGTCGCGGACGGGTGCCTGCGGCAGAGTGGGGCCGGTGTTTGTGCGGGTGTGCTCAATCACGGTGGGTTCAGTCATGGGAGAGGCTCGCTTTCGGCCGGAGTGGGATGGTCTCGAGAGTTTCGTCGCTGCGGTAGTGGGCGCCCAGTGAGTCGCGCCGCGCCAGGGCGGCGGACACCAGCAGCTGCGCGGCCAGGAGCAGGTTGCGGTCTTCATGCACGGCAGGGTCCGCGGAGCCAGGCACCGCATCGGGGCGCACGACGGCGGCCCAGCGCGCCAGGGTGCCGGCAGCCCCGGCCAACAGTTCCCCGGACCTCAACACCCCGGCATGCGACGTCATCAACGACCGAAGAGCCTCGCGGGAAAAGGGTTCAGTCCGGCTCTCGCCCCCTCCGCTGCTGCACGGCCCACTCCCGACTGGCGCACCTGAGCGAGGTGTGAGCGCAGGCACCGAGGGATCTGCGGAACTGCCTTCCAGGAAGTCTTCAACAGCGCGGCGGCCAAAGACGAGCCCTTCGAGGAGGGAGTTGCTGGCCAGCCGGTTTGCCCCTTGGACTCCGGTGCACGCAACCTCCCCTGCGGCGTAGAGCCCGGGGATGCTGGTGCGGGCGTGGAGGTCGGTGGCGATGCCGCCCATCCAGTAGTGCGCTGCCGGGGCAACCGGGACCAGTTCCCGGGTCCAGTCGATACCGGCGTCCAGGGTTTTCCGGGTCAGGGTGGGGAAACGCCGGCCCAGGAAGCCTGCACCGTGGTCTTGCTCGATGGGCCTGGCGTCAAGGTAGACATGGCCGCCGGGGTTTCCGAG
It encodes the following:
- the nadC gene encoding carboxylating nicotinate-nucleotide diphosphorylase, yielding MTEPTVIEHTRTNTGPTLPQAPVRDILERAFAEDAPAGDITSQVLIPAQARATAVLNARVPGVFSGATVFRDAMQLVDPATEVDLLVQDGQAFDAGTHLARVSGTARSVLLAERVALNLVQRMSAIATRTAEFVRLAEGTQAQITDTRKTTPGLRILERFAVRCGGGANHRYSLSDAVLAKDNHLAVMTGGDPAKLTGLLLAAKAQLGHTTHFEVEVDRMDQIEPVLAAGVDTIMLDNFSLDELRAGVAQVAGRARVEASGNVNLGTVAAIAATGVDVISIGALTHTVAALDLGLDVELTVG